The DNA sequence CGACCTCTGGAAGATCTCCGTCCGTACCTCGCAGCGCTGGGAGGCGAACCGCATCTGCGCGCAGCGCGGTGGCGGCGGACACCCTCGTGCCGGCGGCTGTCGGTGCCACGGGAATCGGGCGGAGGTGCGCCGGCAGATGCTGGCGGCCGTGGCGGAGGTGAAGGCGCTGCATGGATGGGATCCTGGTCATTGACAAACCGGCGGGCTATACCTCCCACGATGTGGTGGCCCGTTTGCGCGGCCTGCTGAAACAGCGCCGCATCGGACACGGTGGTACTCTGGACCCCCAAGCCACCGGCGTTTTGCCCGTGCTCGTCGGGCGCGCCACGCGCGCCAGCGCGTACTTGCTTGGCGACAAAGAGTACTTGGCTCAGATCGTCTTCGGTGTCGTCACCGATACCCAAGATACGAGCGGCACGGTGGAGCATGTCTCCGACAGGCGGCCCTCACGCGCGGAACTGGAGGCGGCGCTCCCCGCCTTTCGCGGCGAGATCAAGCAAGTGCCTCCGATGGTGTCGGCCGTCAAAGTGGACGGGCACAAGCTCTATGAGCTGGCGCGGCGCGGAGTAACGGTCGAAAGGCCGCCGCGTCCGGTGACCGTCCGCACGCTGGCGCTGGAGGATTTGACGGCGGACGGCTGCACGCTGCGCGTGCGCGCCTCTAAGGGCACCTATGTCCGTACTCTGGCGCACGACCTGGGTCAGGCGCTGGGCTGCGGGGCCGCTCTGTCGGCGTTGCGCCGCACCTACGCCCATCCTTTCTCCCTAGCGGATGCCGTGACCTTGGAGGATGTGGCGGCCGCCGGGAGCGGCGCCGGCGCCCTGCTAAAGCCGGTCGACGTTCTCTTTGCCGATCTCCCCGCTCTGACGGTTGGTCCCCGGGACGAGGCCCGCTGCCGTGTCGGCGCGCCCTTTCCCG is a window from the Oscillospiraceae bacterium genome containing:
- the truB gene encoding tRNA pseudouridine(55) synthase TruB; amino-acid sequence: MDGILVIDKPAGYTSHDVVARLRGLLKQRRIGHGGTLDPQATGVLPVLVGRATRASAYLLGDKEYLAQIVFGVVTDTQDTSGTVEHVSDRRPSRAELEAALPAFRGEIKQVPPMVSAVKVDGHKLYELARRGVTVERPPRPVTVRTLALEDLTADGCTLRVRASKGTYVRTLAHDLGQALGCGAALSALRRTYAHPFSLADAVTLEDVAAAGSGAGALLKPVDVLFADLPALTVGPRDEARCRVGAPFPAPPKAPPAGALCRVYGAGGVFLLIGRVRAADHGHTVHTEKNFFEVNADG